One Nostoc sp. UHCC 0302 DNA window includes the following coding sequences:
- a CDS encoding folylpolyglutamate synthase/dihydrofolate synthase family protein — translation MDIDSLIQPFHRFGVHLGLERIVKLLANLGNPHNQIPVIHVAGTNGKGSVCAYLSSVLTEAGYRTGRYTSPHLVDWTERICLNEQPISSEELSQLIEKVQAAIRASDDSATQFEVITAAAWLYFAQQQVDVAVVEVGLGGRLDATNVCSEPLVTVITSISREHWQQLGPTIADIAREKAGILKPGCPVVIGPLPEDALKVVRSRALELQCPIYTPQPARQIGTGWAEYKRGGEGKRGRGGETQKEYHSIKYPLPLAGQIQLTNSALALAALKILQTQGWQISETAIINGMAKTKWPGRMQWISWKNHQLLVDGAHNTAAAKALRDYIDSLDTVNQKPVNWVMGMFSDKDHADIFAALLRPSDRLYLVPIPIEPWPGRTSADLQDLASLADNICPDLGGCQIHPDLFTALEAASSTATNDDLIVLCGSLYLVGDFLNNQIIRKS, via the coding sequence GTGGATATCGATTCTCTAATACAACCCTTTCACCGCTTTGGTGTCCATCTGGGACTTGAGCGCATTGTCAAACTGTTGGCAAATCTCGGTAACCCTCATAATCAAATCCCAGTAATTCACGTTGCTGGCACTAATGGCAAAGGTTCAGTATGTGCCTATCTTTCCTCTGTACTTACTGAGGCTGGTTATCGTACAGGACGTTATACTTCCCCCCATTTAGTCGATTGGACAGAACGAATTTGTCTTAATGAACAGCCTATTTCCTCTGAGGAATTGAGCCAATTAATAGAAAAAGTCCAAGCGGCTATTCGTGCTAGTGATGACTCGGCAACTCAATTTGAAGTAATTACGGCGGCTGCTTGGTTGTATTTTGCTCAACAGCAAGTCGATGTAGCCGTGGTAGAAGTCGGGCTAGGAGGACGCTTAGATGCTACCAATGTCTGTTCAGAGCCATTGGTAACTGTTATTACTTCTATCAGTCGAGAACACTGGCAACAACTAGGCCCCACGATCGCTGACATTGCTAGAGAAAAAGCAGGTATTCTTAAACCTGGATGCCCTGTTGTGATTGGGCCCTTGCCAGAGGATGCTCTAAAAGTTGTGCGATCGCGTGCCTTAGAATTACAATGCCCGATTTATACGCCTCAACCTGCTCGTCAAATAGGTACAGGATGGGCAGAGTATAAAAGAGGGGGAGAGGGGAAGAGGGGGAGAGGGGGGGAGACGCAAAAAGAATATCACTCAATTAAATACCCATTGCCGTTAGCTGGGCAAATTCAGTTAACTAATTCAGCTTTGGCTTTAGCTGCTTTGAAAATTCTGCAAACACAAGGTTGGCAGATTTCAGAAACAGCAATAATTAACGGCATGGCAAAGACCAAATGGCCGGGGCGGATGCAATGGATTAGCTGGAAAAACCATCAGTTATTAGTTGATGGCGCTCATAATACAGCTGCCGCCAAAGCACTGCGCGATTATATAGATAGCCTAGATACAGTAAACCAAAAGCCTGTGAATTGGGTTATGGGAATGTTTTCCGACAAAGATCATGCAGATATTTTTGCAGCTTTACTGCGTCCAAGCGATCGCCTTTATTTAGTCCCCATACCAATAGAGCCTTGGCCTGGTAGAACTTCCGCTGATTTACAAGACTTAGCAAGCCTAGCTGATAATATCTGTCCAGATTTAGGCGGTTGTCAAATACATCCAGACTTATTCACAGCACTAGAAGCTGCAAGCTCAACCGCTACAAATGACGATTTAATTGTCCTGTGTGGTTCGCTTTATTTAGTAGGAGATTTTTTAAACAACCAAATAATTCGTAAATCATAA
- a CDS encoding pitrilysin family protein → MSVFSTLYKKYRFQLLLLSFWLVAVLLFIGKPAQSQHVRASGQENQRQNLVAKITMPLTVTENVRKIVLENGLTVVTKEVHTAPVVTVQVWYKIGSRNEESGVNGIAHQLEHMLFKGTKNRPIQFGRLFSALGSDSNAFTSYDQTAYYGTVERNKLKALLVLEADRMQNSLIEPEQLASEKRVVISELQGYENSPEYRLNRAVMQAVFPNNAYGLPVGGTKADVEKLDVEQVQKYYRNFYRPDNAVLVIVGDFKTGKTLEMVKEVFGQLPRREWGSGGVGEWGSGGVGEEITSSSPSSPIVLREPGAGHLLQVVYPLPDVNQPDVPALDVMDYILTEGRNSRLYQALVETGLASDVTASVTSLRESGWYELLVVAALNQKLKKIDSVVSSAIANITEKGVTLEEVERAKTQLVADVILSNRDITSQAMQLGNDETTAGDYQYTDRYLAAVRQVKQADVVAVVKKYLRTEARTVGYFEPTQKQSQVMTEKPHTSQTTENFSPGAPVNPSEVAKYLPPVDSTKEAIARLLPEQFTFTNGLRVLLLPDKSTPTVTLSGYIKAGMEFDPEDKAGLASLVAENLMNGTKTKDNLSIAKALEERGVSLDFEAYREGVRMEGDSLARDLPVLIRTLADVIQNSTFPTKELELNRQQALTSLEVELDDPTEVARRTFLQSVYPKKHPLHTFATEKSLEQISRKDVIKFKEKHYRPDTIVLALVGDFDPESVRSLIKTEFGNWQVIGQPPALKYPTVSLPENIVRVNPVLPSKAQAVTYMGYAGIKRQDPRFYTASVLNQILGGDTLSSRLGVEIRDRQGLSYGIYSYFQAGKNIGTFLIEMQTSPEDTNKAIASTQKLIQQIHQQGVTATEVETAKHTLISNYNVSLADPEDLTDRILMNEVYGLDAIELRSFPQKIQEVTLEEVNQAARELLHPDKIVVVTAGPAVFAKQNNR, encoded by the coding sequence ATGTCAGTATTTTCTACTTTATATAAAAAATATCGCTTCCAGTTATTACTGTTAAGCTTTTGGCTAGTCGCAGTACTTTTATTCATTGGTAAACCAGCCCAAAGCCAACACGTAAGAGCATCTGGGCAAGAAAATCAGAGACAAAATTTAGTAGCAAAAATAACGATGCCCTTAACAGTGACAGAGAACGTCCGCAAGATAGTGCTGGAGAATGGTCTGACTGTCGTGACAAAAGAAGTGCATACTGCGCCAGTGGTAACGGTGCAGGTTTGGTACAAGATTGGTTCGCGTAACGAAGAATCGGGAGTGAATGGGATTGCTCACCAATTAGAACATATGTTGTTTAAAGGCACAAAAAATCGTCCGATTCAATTTGGACGTTTGTTTAGTGCTTTAGGCAGTGACTCAAATGCTTTCACTAGCTATGACCAAACTGCATATTACGGCACTGTAGAACGAAATAAACTCAAAGCGCTTTTGGTACTGGAAGCCGACAGGATGCAAAATTCCTTGATTGAGCCAGAACAGTTAGCTAGTGAAAAGCGGGTAGTAATTTCTGAGTTGCAGGGTTATGAAAATAGCCCAGAATACCGTCTCAACCGCGCCGTTATGCAAGCAGTGTTTCCTAATAATGCTTACGGGTTACCTGTGGGTGGGACTAAAGCTGATGTCGAGAAGCTTGACGTAGAACAAGTACAAAAGTATTACCGTAATTTCTACAGACCCGACAATGCCGTCTTAGTGATTGTTGGAGATTTCAAAACTGGAAAAACCCTCGAAATGGTCAAAGAGGTTTTTGGGCAACTGCCGAGGAGGGAGTGGGGGAGTGGGGGAGTGGGGGAGTGGGGGAGTGGGGGAGTGGGGGAAGAAATTACTTCCTCATCTCCTTCATCTCCGATAGTGTTGAGAGAACCGGGAGCTGGACACCTATTGCAAGTGGTATATCCGTTGCCAGATGTGAATCAGCCGGATGTGCCAGCGCTGGATGTGATGGATTACATTTTGACAGAGGGACGAAATTCTCGCCTTTATCAGGCATTGGTAGAAACAGGTTTAGCTAGTGACGTAACAGCATCTGTCACCAGTTTGCGCGAATCTGGTTGGTATGAGTTATTGGTGGTGGCTGCACTGAATCAAAAATTGAAAAAAATTGACTCAGTGGTAAGTAGTGCGATCGCTAATATTACTGAAAAAGGAGTAACACTAGAAGAAGTTGAACGAGCCAAAACACAATTAGTAGCAGATGTTATTTTGAGTAACCGTGATATCACTAGTCAAGCAATGCAATTGGGCAATGATGAGACAACTGCTGGTGATTACCAGTACACAGACCGCTATTTAGCTGCTGTCCGGCAAGTGAAGCAGGCGGATGTTGTAGCTGTGGTGAAAAAATACCTACGAACAGAAGCACGGACAGTAGGTTATTTTGAACCGACTCAGAAGCAGTCACAAGTGATGACTGAGAAACCACACACATCACAAACTACAGAAAATTTCTCTCCTGGCGCACCTGTAAATCCATCTGAAGTGGCGAAGTACTTACCGCCTGTAGATTCGACAAAAGAAGCGATCGCACGACTCCTACCAGAGCAATTCACATTTACTAACGGTTTACGAGTATTACTATTACCTGACAAAAGTACACCTACTGTTACCCTCAGCGGCTACATCAAAGCCGGAATGGAATTTGACCCAGAAGATAAAGCTGGACTAGCTTCTCTTGTGGCAGAGAATTTAATGAATGGTACTAAAACGAAGGATAACTTAAGTATCGCCAAAGCTTTAGAAGAACGGGGGGTAAGTCTGGACTTTGAAGCGTACCGTGAGGGTGTGCGTATGGAAGGTGATAGCCTAGCAAGAGATTTGCCCGTACTTATTAGAACTTTGGCTGATGTTATACAAAATAGTACATTTCCAACCAAGGAGTTGGAACTAAATCGTCAACAAGCCTTAACTTCTTTGGAAGTGGAATTAGATGATCCAACAGAAGTAGCAAGAAGAACATTTTTACAATCGGTTTATCCGAAAAAACATCCATTGCATACCTTTGCCACAGAAAAGAGTTTAGAGCAGATTAGCCGCAAGGATGTGATTAAGTTCAAGGAAAAACATTATCGCCCTGACACCATAGTGTTAGCACTGGTGGGAGATTTTGACCCGGAGTCAGTGCGATCGCTCATTAAAACTGAGTTTGGTAACTGGCAAGTTATTGGACAACCTCCAGCATTAAAGTATCCCACTGTGTCCTTGCCAGAAAACATAGTGCGTGTCAACCCAGTTTTACCAAGTAAAGCCCAAGCTGTTACTTATATGGGTTACGCAGGTATTAAACGTCAAGATCCTCGATTTTATACAGCCTCAGTATTGAATCAAATTTTGGGAGGCGATACCTTATCTAGTCGACTGGGAGTAGAAATACGCGATCGCCAAGGTCTAAGCTATGGAATTTATAGCTACTTCCAAGCTGGGAAAAATATTGGAACATTTTTAATTGAAATGCAAACCAGCCCAGAAGATACTAATAAAGCGATCGCTAGCACCCAAAAGCTGATACAGCAAATCCATCAACAAGGCGTTACTGCAACGGAAGTAGAGACAGCTAAGCACACCCTAATCAGCAACTATAATGTTTCTCTAGCAGATCCCGAGGACTTAACAGATAGAATTCTGATGAATGAGGTGTATGGATTGGATGCCATAGAATTACGCTCCTTTCCTCAAAAAATCCAGGAAGTAACTCTTGAGGAAGTCAATCAAGCAGCTCGTGAGTTACTCCACCCAGATAAAATCGTAGTTGTCACAGCAGGGCCAGCTGTATTTGCAAAGCAAAATAATAGGTAG
- a CDS encoding VOC family protein, with protein sequence MHHASIRTANIHRAIAFYEQLGFTISERFTTGYTLACWMEGLGGRIELIQIPQPKPAPDAFADEHYVGYYHLSFDLTDITPDLPSWLTNLKERVAQVTESQAEQLLPLKVLLEPTQQQIGDRIYEVAFIADTDGLPLEFIRVLSKLG encoded by the coding sequence ATGCACCACGCTTCTATTCGGACTGCGAATATTCATCGGGCGATCGCTTTTTACGAACAGTTAGGGTTTACAATTTCCGAACGCTTCACTACAGGTTACACCCTAGCTTGCTGGATGGAAGGATTAGGCGGCAGAATTGAACTCATCCAAATTCCCCAACCAAAACCAGCCCCCGATGCATTTGCAGACGAACATTATGTGGGATATTATCATCTGTCTTTTGATTTAACTGACATTACACCAGATTTACCCAGTTGGTTGACAAATTTAAAAGAACGCGTAGCACAGGTAACAGAGAGCCAAGCAGAACAATTATTACCTCTGAAGGTACTGTTAGAACCAACACAGCAACAGATAGGCGATCGCATTTACGAAGTTGCTTTCATTGCTGATACTGATGGTTTACCTCTAGAATTTATCCGAGTTTTATCCAAACTTGGCTAG
- a CDS encoding plastocyanin/azurin family copper-binding protein has protein sequence MFKLFTVIYKHLSQGKITARLLQFAFVHSQTGVRSLQKLCSTLTLLLCFNFIHTTPAMAANFTGDLLKQPAIEITVSLGNSANELKFEPNHLELLAGKRYQLSLTNPSQLKHYFTAKDFADGIWTQKVEAGNVEIKGAIHELELKPGAKAEWVFIALKSGKYGLRCPIPGHTEAGMTGEIVISN, from the coding sequence ATGTTCAAATTATTTACGGTAATTTACAAACATTTATCCCAAGGTAAGATTACTGCTCGACTGCTCCAATTTGCCTTTGTTCACAGCCAAACAGGGGTGCGATCGCTACAAAAATTATGCTCAACGCTAACGTTATTATTGTGCTTTAATTTCATTCATACTACTCCAGCAATGGCGGCTAACTTCACTGGTGATTTGCTCAAGCAACCAGCTATAGAAATTACAGTTAGCTTGGGTAATTCAGCTAACGAACTCAAATTTGAGCCAAATCATCTAGAACTACTTGCTGGTAAACGCTATCAACTAAGTCTTACAAATCCCAGCCAACTAAAGCACTATTTTACTGCTAAGGATTTTGCCGATGGCATCTGGACACAAAAAGTCGAAGCAGGCAATGTGGAAATTAAGGGAGCCATCCACGAATTAGAACTTAAGCCTGGTGCTAAGGCAGAATGGGTGTTTATAGCTCTCAAATCTGGCAAGTATGGCCTGCGGTGTCCGATACCAGGACATACGGAAGCAGGTATGACTGGAGAAATTGTAATTAGCAATTAA
- a CDS encoding glycoside hydrolase 100 family protein: protein MTRAINKDNLLEVEAWRLLEKAIIYYQGQPVGTVAAQDPESNALNYDQCFIRDFVPSALVFLMYGKTDIVRNFLIETLTLQSHQKQMDCFEPAAGLMPASFKVISNGTDEFLVGDFGEHAIARVPPVDSCMWWIILLRAYEKATGDVSLARQPKFQEGIKLILDICLVHRFAMYPTMLVPDGAFMIDRRMGVYEHPLEIQVLFYASLRAANELLLPDGNGDRYLRNITGRLGALKYHICNYYWLDLKRLREIYRYKGDEFGKEVANKFNIYSQSIPSWLTEWLPETGGYLAGNLGPGRMDFRFFTLGNLMAILASLASESESQSIMNLFANRWKDLIGYMPLKICYPAVEGLEWQIVTGCDPKNIAWSYHNGGNWPVLLWLFSAAAVKTGRIELAQKAIAIAENRLFEDKFPEYYDGNNGRLVGKEARIYQTWSIAGLLAAKQLLANPDCLELISFPEGLEGPGCSL from the coding sequence ATGACTCGCGCGATCAATAAGGACAATCTGCTAGAAGTAGAAGCTTGGAGACTACTGGAAAAGGCTATAATTTATTACCAAGGACAACCTGTTGGGACTGTAGCTGCTCAAGATCCAGAGTCAAATGCACTTAACTATGATCAGTGCTTCATCCGCGATTTTGTTCCTTCTGCCTTAGTGTTTCTAATGTATGGGAAAACAGACATTGTTCGTAACTTCCTAATAGAAACACTAACATTGCAAAGCCATCAAAAGCAGATGGACTGTTTTGAACCAGCAGCAGGATTGATGCCTGCAAGTTTCAAAGTTATATCTAATGGTACTGATGAGTTTTTAGTTGGTGATTTTGGTGAACACGCGATCGCACGCGTTCCCCCAGTTGATTCTTGTATGTGGTGGATTATCCTGTTGCGGGCATATGAAAAGGCGACAGGTGATGTTAGTTTGGCGCGTCAGCCCAAATTTCAAGAAGGAATCAAGCTAATTTTAGATATTTGCTTGGTACATCGGTTTGCTATGTACCCAACAATGTTAGTTCCCGATGGCGCGTTTATGATTGACCGTCGCATGGGAGTCTACGAACACCCTCTGGAAATTCAAGTATTATTCTACGCATCTCTCAGAGCTGCCAATGAATTACTCTTACCGGATGGAAATGGCGATCGCTATCTGCGTAACATCACAGGACGATTAGGAGCTTTAAAATATCATATTTGTAACTATTACTGGCTAGACCTCAAGCGATTGCGAGAAATATACCGTTATAAAGGTGATGAATTTGGTAAAGAAGTTGCTAATAAATTTAATATCTACTCACAATCAATTCCTAGTTGGCTAACTGAATGGTTACCTGAAACAGGCGGATATTTGGCAGGGAATTTAGGCCCAGGACGCATGGATTTTCGGTTTTTTACTCTAGGAAATCTGATGGCTATCTTGGCTTCTTTAGCCAGTGAATCAGAATCGCAAAGCATCATGAATTTATTTGCAAATCGCTGGAAAGACTTGATTGGCTATATGCCCCTAAAAATCTGCTATCCGGCGGTGGAAGGTTTAGAATGGCAGATTGTTACAGGATGTGACCCTAAAAATATTGCTTGGTCTTACCACAATGGTGGGAACTGGCCAGTTTTACTGTGGTTATTTAGTGCAGCAGCAGTGAAAACAGGTCGTATAGAACTTGCCCAAAAAGCGATCGCCATTGCCGAAAACCGCTTATTTGAGGATAAATTTCCTGAATACTACGATGGTAATAATGGTCGTCTCGTTGGCAAAGAAGCCCGAATTTATCAAACTTGGAGCATTGCCGGATTACTGGCAGCAAAACAGCTACTAGCAAATCCAGATTGCTTAGAATTAATCAGCTTTCCAGAGGGTCTTGAAGGGCCAGGCTGTAGTTTATAA
- a CDS encoding TIGR02652 family protein, whose product MMNPGLQYPIFGPEIQCPHCRQTIPALTLTDTYLCPRHGAFEANPKNGELIHLQSGRHWRRWNSEWYRQHTHPDGIRFEIHEALDKLYTQGYRATRVIIARRYQELMGGYLERSTPWRSGQPEATSARLYGLPVEFSPESTEDPCWEVINFDLEKEPGVPVRYPYFRLFE is encoded by the coding sequence ATGATGAATCCAGGCTTGCAGTACCCAATATTTGGCCCTGAAATACAGTGTCCCCACTGTCGCCAGACTATTCCGGCGTTGACACTAACAGATACCTATCTCTGTCCGCGTCATGGCGCATTTGAAGCTAATCCTAAAAATGGAGAATTAATCCATTTACAGTCAGGACGCCATTGGCGAAGGTGGAATAGTGAATGGTATAGGCAACATACCCATCCTGATGGTATTCGCTTTGAAATTCACGAAGCACTTGATAAGCTTTACACTCAAGGCTATCGAGCAACACGAGTAATTATTGCTCGGCGCTATCAGGAATTGATGGGTGGCTACTTAGAACGCAGTACACCTTGGCGTTCTGGACAGCCGGAAGCGACATCTGCGCGATTATACGGCTTACCTGTGGAGTTTAGCCCTGAATCGACAGAAGATCCGTGCTGGGAAGTGATTAATTTTGATTTGGAAAAAGAGCCTGGAGTTCCTGTACGCTATCCTTATTTCAGATTGTTTGAGTAA
- the map gene encoding type I methionyl aminopeptidase: protein MNIFSNLLSQATQPTVSKKQRRGIEIKSPREIEIMRQSAKIVATVLKEISELVKPGMTTADLDAYAEKRIREMDATPSFKGYHGFPGSICSSINNEVVHGIPSSKKVIRTGDVLKVDTGAYFQGFHGDSCITIAVGEVTPEAAKLIRVAEEALYKGIEQVKAGVYLLDLAGPIEDHVKSNGFSIVEEFTGHGVGRNLHEEPSVFNFRTRELPNVKLRAGMTLAIEPIVNAGSRHTRTLSDRWTAVTVDNSLSAQFEHTVLVTETGYEILSDRTKL from the coding sequence ATGAACATTTTCAGTAACTTACTTTCTCAAGCAACTCAGCCTACAGTTTCTAAAAAACAACGCCGAGGAATTGAAATTAAATCGCCGCGTGAAATTGAAATTATGCGGCAGTCAGCAAAAATTGTAGCAACCGTGTTAAAAGAAATTTCTGAGCTAGTAAAGCCAGGAATGACTACAGCGGACTTGGATGCTTATGCAGAAAAGCGCATCCGCGAAATGGATGCAACACCAAGCTTTAAAGGATATCATGGTTTTCCCGGTTCTATTTGTTCCAGCATTAACAATGAAGTTGTGCATGGTATCCCTAGCTCTAAGAAAGTTATTAGGACAGGGGATGTATTAAAAGTAGATACAGGTGCTTATTTCCAAGGCTTTCATGGCGATTCTTGCATTACAATTGCTGTCGGTGAAGTGACTCCAGAAGCTGCTAAATTAATTCGCGTAGCCGAAGAAGCTCTTTATAAAGGTATTGAACAAGTTAAGGCGGGTGTATATCTACTTGACCTTGCTGGGCCGATTGAAGACCATGTGAAATCTAACGGCTTTAGTATAGTCGAAGAATTTACTGGACATGGTGTTGGTCGTAATCTACACGAAGAACCCTCAGTATTCAATTTCCGGACTCGCGAACTCCCGAATGTAAAACTGCGTGCGGGAATGACACTAGCAATTGAGCCAATTGTGAATGCGGGTTCTAGACACACACGGACATTATCTGATCGATGGACAGCCGTAACTGTGGATAATTCTTTGTCAGCTCAATTCGAGCATACAGTTTTAGTAACAGAAACTGGCTATGAAATTTTGAGCGATCGCACTAAACTTTAA
- a CDS encoding gamma carbonic anhydrase family protein: MSTASYWTSPDFSQAAFVAANAVIVGSVNIAAGASIWYGAVVRGDVERIEIGEYTNIQDGAILHGDPGIPTILEDYVTVGHRAVVHSAYIERGSLIGIGAVILDGVRVGAGSIIGAGAVVTKDIPPLSLVVGIPGKVQRQVTDVEAAELIEHAKRYQKLALVHAGKGTDIGFS, encoded by the coding sequence GTGTCTACAGCTTCTTACTGGACATCTCCCGATTTTTCTCAAGCTGCCTTCGTCGCAGCTAATGCCGTTATTGTGGGTTCTGTAAATATAGCAGCAGGAGCAAGCATTTGGTACGGTGCTGTAGTCAGAGGAGATGTAGAGCGCATAGAAATTGGCGAATACACGAATATTCAGGATGGAGCTATTCTACATGGTGACCCTGGTATTCCAACTATCTTAGAAGATTATGTAACTGTAGGGCATCGTGCTGTAGTGCATTCCGCTTATATTGAACGCGGAAGTTTAATTGGCATTGGGGCAGTGATTTTAGACGGAGTACGGGTAGGCGCTGGTAGCATTATTGGTGCTGGTGCTGTGGTAACTAAGGATATACCCCCTTTGTCCTTAGTTGTCGGCATTCCGGGCAAAGTGCAGCGTCAAGTTACAGATGTTGAAGCCGCAGAACTCATCGAACACGCCAAACGTTACCAAAAGTTAGCTTTGGTTCATGCTGGGAAAGGTACTGATATCGGGTTTAGTTAA
- a CDS encoding sugar ABC transporter substrate-binding protein yields the protein MTQLRKFQQVAAWALLGLFTSWMISCSTGNVGTSTKQATSGAATVEFWTMQLQPQFTNYFQSLITTFESQNSGIKVNWVDVPWAAMENKILTAVSANTPPDVVNLNPDFASQLAGRNAWLDLDTKVPNAVRSSYLPNIWKASMLNGKSFGIPWYLTTRLTIYNTDLLKQAGINKVPATYAELAQAAQQIKDKTGKYAFFVTFVPQDSGEVLESFVQMGVTLIDAEGKAAFNSPQGKAAFQYWVDLYKKGLLPKEALTQGHRHAIDLYQAGETVFLASGPEFLKTIANNAPKIAQASAIAPQLTGETGKKNVAVMNVVIPRRTKNPDAAVKFALFLTNDDNQLAFAKAANVLPSTVKALSDSYFKNVPANASTVEKARVITAKQLQQAEILTPTLKDFNKLQKAVYENLQAAMLGEKTVDKAVEDAAQEWNQR from the coding sequence ATGACTCAATTACGAAAATTCCAACAAGTAGCTGCTTGGGCGCTGCTTGGCCTATTTACTAGTTGGATGATCAGTTGCAGCACAGGTAATGTTGGTACGAGTACTAAACAGGCCACTTCAGGAGCGGCAACTGTTGAGTTTTGGACAATGCAACTCCAACCACAATTTACCAATTACTTCCAAAGCCTAATTACGACTTTTGAATCGCAAAATTCTGGTATAAAGGTGAACTGGGTAGATGTACCCTGGGCTGCTATGGAGAACAAAATCTTAACAGCTGTCTCCGCAAATACGCCACCTGATGTTGTCAACCTCAACCCAGATTTTGCCTCTCAACTTGCTGGTCGTAATGCCTGGCTTGATTTGGATACAAAAGTCCCAAATGCCGTACGTTCCTCCTATCTGCCGAATATCTGGAAAGCCAGCATGCTCAATGGCAAGAGTTTTGGAATTCCTTGGTATCTCACCACGCGGCTAACCATTTATAACACTGATTTATTAAAACAGGCAGGTATCAATAAAGTACCTGCTACTTACGCAGAATTGGCACAAGCGGCACAACAGATTAAAGATAAAACAGGCAAATATGCTTTTTTTGTAACTTTCGTACCACAAGACTCCGGTGAAGTTTTGGAATCTTTTGTACAAATGGGAGTTACTTTAATAGATGCTGAGGGTAAAGCGGCATTTAACTCTCCACAAGGTAAAGCAGCATTTCAGTATTGGGTAGACTTGTACAAAAAAGGGCTGCTTCCGAAAGAGGCATTAACGCAAGGACATCGCCATGCGATCGATTTGTACCAAGCTGGAGAAACGGTATTTCTAGCTTCGGGGCCAGAGTTTCTCAAAACGATCGCCAATAATGCCCCAAAAATCGCTCAAGCCTCAGCAATAGCACCCCAACTAACAGGTGAAACAGGCAAGAAAAACGTAGCGGTGATGAATGTAGTTATTCCCCGTAGAACTAAAAACCCTGACGCTGCTGTTAAATTTGCCCTATTTCTCACCAATGACGACAACCAGTTAGCCTTTGCCAAAGCTGCAAACGTCCTACCTTCTACAGTTAAAGCACTTTCTGACAGCTACTTTAAAAATGTCCCAGCTAATGCTTCGACGGTGGAGAAGGCACGAGTTATCACTGCTAAACAATTGCAACAGGCAGAAATATTAACTCCGACTTTGAAGGATTTTAATAAACTGCAAAAAGCAGTTTACGAAAACTTACAAGCAGCAATGCTAGGCGAGAAGACGGTAGATAAAGCTGTAGAAGATGCAGCGCAAGAGTGGAATCAAAGATAG
- a CDS encoding photosystem II protein Y: MDIDFRVVIVLAPIAVAAGWALFNIGAAALRQVQGFLDREA, from the coding sequence ATGGATATTGATTTCCGGGTAGTGATCGTTTTAGCACCAATCGCCGTTGCTGCTGGTTGGGCATTGTTTAACATCGGTGCAGCAGCTTTAAGACAAGTTCAAGGCTTTTTGGATAGAGAAGCCTAA